GACGGCGTCCGCGATCGCCTTGACCTGCTCGGGCGTGATCGGGGGCTTTGTCAGCGCCTGCGCCACAAGCTCCTGAGTGCGGTACTCGGTGTCGAGCAGGCCATACTCGCCAGAACGCGGCCCATCCTGGTTAACCCACTTGAGCTGGGCTGCACCCAGATTCTCGGGGCCGTAGATGGCGGCATAGATGGCGTTCTGCTTATTGCGGTCATCGTCCGTGAACATGTCGTCCTCCTGGTCTCCCCCGCCACCACTGGCGGAACCTGATGTGTCTGCGTAGTCCATGAAGTCGACCGTGTAAGGGTTCCCGTTGCGGTCGTAGCCATAGTTCGAATCGTGAGTCGGCCACAGGGTCACATGCGTGTGAGCGCCGCCCGTCTCAGCGACGTTCCAAGACCAGTCCTCTTCGCCGTAACCAGAAGCACCAGACCATCCGATGACCTCACCGCGGCGCACAAAGCCCTGCGACCGCCGGATGGACGACAGGTGCAACGCCCGGAAACGCATGCCGTTGTCGAGGTCGATACCTACCCATCGGCCAGTTGCGGGCCAGATGCTGTCCCCCGTGTCGTAAATGCGACCGTTCCCAGGCGCAAGAACGGGCGTACCAATCGGGCAGAAGAAATCCGTGCCGGGTTCCTTGGAAGGCTCGTCACGACGCTGATGAGACGCCCACGAACTCATACTGCGCGGACCAACAGGCAGAAGAAGATCACCCATCAGATCACGCAGCCTCGTACTGGAACGTCGCCGCAATAGTCGACGTCGCACCGAACGTGATCGGAGAAGTCGACGTCACACCGCTCACATACACGGTGCCCGCGAGAGTCGCCTCAGTCACCAAAGACGCCACGGTCGCAGAATCCTTCCGAATGTGCCCGATGCCCCGAGAACCCGTGCTGGGCAGGAAGAGAACCTTCGACATGAGGAGTTCTTCCAACGCGTCCGAAGCATTCAACGGGAGCGAAATGGTCGGTGCCGTCGACATCGTTGCCACCGCAATGCGGAACTTCACCGTGACCACGCCCTGATAGATCATGTACTTGGCCGTCGAGAATGTGCCCGTGAAGTTCGCAATCGTCGGGGTGTAGTTCGTCCAGGGGCGGGCCACGATCTTCCAGCCGGTCCCGTCGTGCCGATAGTCAGACTTCGTATCCAACGCATGACCCCACAGGCCCGCACGGTTCCACTCGTAGTCGTCCAGTTCTGCCAGGTTCGCCCGGATGATGCGGTTGCCCACGTCTGCCGCGTACTCTGCCGCCGTGGTCTCGTCAACTCCGAGATCCGGCGCATACCCAGCGAGAAAGATCGGGTGCCCGTCGAAGTCGTCAATATCGTTTGAGGCCAAGGTGTCCCCCTTAGAAACACAAAACGCCCACCCGCAGGTGAGCGTTGAAAGATGAGAAGAGATCAGCGGATGCCGATGATGCGAACCGCGCCAGACATCGCATCCGACGCCGTCCCGTACCAGCGCGTGTAACCCCCACCACCCGGAGCGAGGACGCCAACACCCCGACCGCCAGCGGCGAGATACTGGCCGACCGACGGAGTGAGCGCGATCCAGCCATTGCGACCACCGAGCGGAAGAGTGATCAGTGAAGACGGGAGAATGTACGGCTCGCCCCCAGGGATAGACGGGTGATCATGCGCGCCAACCGAAGCCAGCCCCACCTGTGAGATCAGTGGCAGGAAGGTGTACGCCTCGGTGACTGTCGCGCCAGAACCCACCGCATCCGAGATCGCATTACCGAAAGTCCAGATCCCCTGATTGCTCGAGCTCGCCCACGGATCATTGCCCCAGTAGCCGGACCCAGACTGATACCGGGCACTGTTGTTCGCGCGGATCGTCACATCGAACGGGGTGCCGCCCCCGCCGCCCGACTCCCCCGGCGTATCTGGAGTCTCGGAACCGGTGATCTTCCCCTGGATGATGCCGGTCGTCCAGTTGATCTCAACCATGTCGTCAACGGTCGGCGTGTAACCGTCCCGGTAGTACAAGCTGTACTCCACACCGTCAACGGTCACCGTAGAGCGCGGCGTGCCCGGCGCCGTAATCACGCCAAGGGGGTTCAGTGGGCGCACCGGGCCGGTCGCAGCCGGTGAACCATTCACCCAGTCGACCCGCACCGGCATGCCCGCAACCGGCGGGTAGAAACCGATGCAGGGGATCGTCACCGTAGACGTGCCGATGTTGACGACCGCGAAACGGCCATCCATGCGGACGAACTGGCCAATTTCAGATCGGGCAGACGTCTGCTGCGACATCTTTCGGGCCAGAACCTCCGCATCGTTCATGACAGCTCCCGGTCCACCCGCATCGTCACGTTCATGTATGCGCTATCTGACAGAGAGACGTTCGTCAGGCGACCCACAATCGGCCGCTTCCAACCCTCGAGCTCGACGACGTCACCGATCTCAACCAACGGGTTGATGTGGCACTGAATCTGTACGTCGTACTGCTGGGAGCCGATCGACTGATCGAGTACAGCCTGCACCGCGGTATCGCCCTGCGCCTGTGTCTTCACCAGGTCGGAGGAGTACTCGCGAGAGTTCACCTCGTAGGGGCCGTCGATGCTCAGTGGACCAGATGTCACGGCCTTGATCGAGTAGAACGCGTTGCCTTCCGCGTCCTCGAACTTGCCGATCACCTCGTTGTAGACCGTGTCCGTCTCAATCTCATCCGCAACATCCAGGACGGTACCGAGCTCGCCCAGGCGCAGCGTAGCGACCGGCTCGCCTATCTCATCGGGGATGATCACCCACGCGCCACGACTGTTCACCACAGCCTGGCCGCCCAGGATCTTCCCGAGTTCCATCACGGCCTCAAGGCGACCACCCCGCTTCGCCTCCCACGTCTTCACCGACGGAAGCGCAACGTCATCCACGGTCTGCTCGACGGCCATGTTCGTGAACCGGCGGATCTCGTCGAACGCCGAAGCGCCAGCCAGCGAAGTCTCCGGGAACCGAAAGCCCCACCGATCGATGTTGGTCTCGAGCGAATCGAATTTGATGCCCACGCGGGACGCGGTGACAATCTCGCGACCCTCATACTCGGTCACGTAGTCCTCAGCGGACGGAACCGCCATTACCCGGAACGTCCCCAGCGACACGGACTCCTGAAACGCGCCGGCCCGGATTGTCAGCACCGGTTCCACGCGGGCGCGGAACGGGGACAGAATCCCCTTCGTGCCTACCGGAACCAGAGACTCACCGTCAACCGAGGAGTGCACCACGTTGCCCGAACCCTGCCCGCAGATAGCGCGACCCAGATCCGAACTCAACTGCCACGACTCAAACCTCGCACCAGTAAGGGTGCGCTCAGAGGCGGTGTAAACGTTCACGGTCAACTCCCGCTCGAACGACCCCGCGAGCGCGTCAACCAGATCCTGCGAATGCTGCCTCATGGTGCTCCTATCCGGCCGTACCAGCCAACGAGTACAACCGGTTGATATCCGAGCGGGTCAGGCCCGCGCTATTGAGTGCGGCGCGGGTTGGGAAGAACGCGTTGAGGTCCGCGCGAGTGAGCAGCGGGACGAACAGGCCGGGGATTGGCGGGTCAACTTCGTCGCCCTCAATCTGGTGCGAGATCGCACCGCCGCCCCACTGGTGAGTGATGTCGACCTCTGCGGCAGATAGCACAGACAAGAACAAGGGCTGGGGGACGCGCATCACGCCATCACGCGAACCGAGGCGCACGCAAAGCACGGGCGGCTGACCATCGTCGCCACACATCGCCTGCACCAGGTCGGCATCCGCATCGGTGTACGTCTGCACGTCCAGGTAAAGGCCGGTGACACCATGCCGCGGCTCGCTCAACACGACACCAACACGTCGACCCTTGGGGCGCGAGATCACCCCGGGCGTGGGGCGAAGAATCCGGGACGCGGAGTCGCCGCCCAACTGAATCTTCACCCCACCCCGAGGATTGAGCGGATTGTGCATCCACGAGTCTTCGACGTTCAGCGTGATAGATGCCGAGTCCGTGAAACCCAGCGAATTGCCGTCGTCATCGAACAGTTCGGCCCGATAGGTCGCCGGGATGTTGAACGGCACTTCAAAATCGACCCGCGTGAACGAACCAGCCGTGCGCGCCTTCACGGCACCACGCATCTGGAACTCGCGCCCACCAGCCAACCGGTACACGGTCACGAAGGCGGCATCGGGGATTAGATCCTCGAGCAACACCTCAACAAACGGAGCCTCGGTGACATCGCTCAACAGTGTGATCGGCATCAGACAGCCTCCGCGTTGTAAGGGGTGATCGTCACGTAACCGATCGCGAAAGCCGTCGCATCAAACGCGTACAGACCAGCCTCGGACTCGGAGAGCCCCTGCGTTTCATACATGGACTCTCCGACGGGAACCGACTCACGGTTCGGTTGATACAGATCAGGCGAATACCGGTCCTGTCGAAAAGCCAAACTCATCGCCGCACCCCACCTCGGGTAGACATCGCCCGGTTGTTGTCGTACTCGTTGAGCACTCCCTGAACGACGCCAACCAGGCCGTTGCCAAGATCGAGAGTTCCCGAGATCGACATGGGGCCGGAGTTGGCCGGCGCCGACTGTGGCTGCTGGAAACCAAGACGGTCCCCAACCTCAAGCCACGTCCCATAATTCGCCGTCCGCTGATCCGACTTCGGGGAGAGGTACGCCTCCCAAGGAAGCGTCTTTTCCGCGAACTTGTGAATCTCCGCACCACCCGGATAGATACCCGAGTTCATGCCACCATTCGCGAACTGCTTGTACGTGAACAAGTTGCCGTTCTCGTTTGGTGTCACATCGAAGTTGCCGACCGTGAACCCCTCAAGAGTGACCCGCTTGTACGAGTTGTTCGGGATCGCATCCAGACGCGCCTTGAGGTCGTCAAGCTTCGAGGCCGCGGTTTCCGTGTCCGCAAGGATCTGGATTTCCTTCTCGGAAGGAATCGCATAGATCTTGTCCGCCAGCGCAACAGCCTCTTCCGCCGAGTACCCCATGGCCTCTGCGGATGCGATGAGAGCCGCTCGGCCCTCGACCATGCGAGTCGTGTACCCCTCAGTCGAGTTGTCCAACTCGAACTGAGCCTGAGCAGCCGCCTGCGAATCTGCAGCCAGACCAACAAGCATGTCCATGTTGGTGCGACCGGCCTCAGTGGAAATATCGAGACCCCACGCGCCCTCAGCAATCGCCTGATTCACCGCGGCAAGAGTCTCCTGGTACGCGATGTTCTGAGAAACCGCATCCTGGCCAACACCATTCGCCTCGTTCATCATGTCGATCAGAGAACTAAGCTCATCCCGTAGCGATGAAACCTCGTCCGCTTCTGCCATGTAGGCGTCAGCAGCCGTGGCTGAAGCATCAGCGGTGTCACTCAACGCGAACGCCAACAGCGCGTTCATATCAATCTGACCCTCTTTGGTGGTCACATCGATCTTCTGTGCGTCGGCCTGCTTCACCAGCGCGTCACGATACGGCCCCATCGTGTTGAGCAAATCGATCTGCTCAGCCTTCGACAGCTTCATCTCGTCAGACAGCAACTTGAACGAACGTGCCGCAGCCGGCGCATCCGTCTCAGCGGTCTTCGCCAACTCGGAACCGAGCTCGGACAGCGAGTTCTTCAACTGTCCCGCAGCACCATCAACCCCACGCATGAAGTCGTTGTGCGCGATGATGTCAAGCTTCTCCTGGAACACCTCAGCCGAAGCCGTGGCCTCCTTGATGCGCGACAGGAACGGCAGTGCCGAATCCGACGCGACGAACAGTTCATTCGCAGACTCGGCATTCTTGATGACATTCTGGAACACCTCAGTCGACGTCCGCAGCTTGTCCTGTGCAGCCGACAGCCCCACGATTACAGCCGTAGCCGCAACCAGGGCAATCCCCCACGGACCCGTCATGAACGACGCGAACCGGGCAAGGCCCGCACGAGTCGACGCACCAGTGATACCCAGTGTCGTCATCGCAATGTTGAACGCAGCGATCTTCGGAATCGCGATCAACGTCGCGCCACCCAGAAGACCCACACCCGCAGTCACAAGACCGATCCACAGAACAGCCTGCTTGCCACCCTCGGGAAGATCATTGAACACGTCAACGGCACCCGTAAGACCCTGCACCAGATCACGCAGCGGGCCATTCGCGGCCTCACCCATGCTGATGAAAGCCGTGTCCAGCGCGCCCGTGAACGCTTCCCAGTCACCCATCAGGTTGTCGAGACGGGTTGCCGCAGTCTCAGCCGCATAGCCCTGATCGTCGACCGCGGAGATCCAGTCCCGGATACCCTTTTCGCCCTCGGAGTAGAGGACGTTCGCGCCACGGACAGCATCCGAACCGAACATCACAGACAGGGCCGCGTTGCGAGCCTCCGGGGTCAGATCCTTGAGCGACTCACGCAGGTTACCCGCGAAAGCCTCCATGCCGATGAAGTTCCCCGACGCGTCATAGGCACTGATGCCAAGCTCATCCATCTTCGCCGCGGCCTCAGCTGACTGCGGAGTGAGACGCTGCAGCATCGTCTTGAACGACGTACCAGCATCCGAACCCAGAAGACCCTGAGACGCGAACGCCGCAAGGGTCGCCGTCGTCTCCTCGAGCGTCAGGCCCGTCGCCGCAGCAACCTGACCAGACTGCTGAAGCGCAGAACCCAGGTCGGACACGTCACCCATGGCCTTACCTGCACCAGCGGCCAGAAGGTCGGCCACATGAGCCATGTCCTCACCCTCAAGGTTGAACACGTTCAGAGCGGTCGCAGCGATACCAGCCGCATCCGCAACCTCAAGGCCACCAGCAGCAGCAAGGTCCAGCGAACCCTTCAGCCCGCCACCCAGAATGTCCTTCGCGGACAGTCCAGCCTTCGCCAGTTCCTCAATCGCGTTCGCAGACTCGGTAGCAGAGAACACGGTAGACGCGCCCGCATCCAGGGCCGCCTCACGCAGAGCTTCCATGTTCTCGCGGGCATCATCACCCGTCGCGGCAACGTTCGACATGGCCTGGTCGAACTCGGCGTACTTGGCAATCGCCATTCCGACACCCGCAGCAATAGCAGCGCCGGCAACCAGCATGCCCGTACCAAGCATCGTCATCGCCTGATGCGTCTCGGCCAGCTTCTTACCCTCGTCCGAAACCTGCTTCGTGGCAGAACTCGCCCGATTCATCGCCTGTTCGAACTGCGCAATCTCCGCCTCGAGAACAACGCGTGTGATGCGTTCACCCATTCGGCACCCCCAAGAATTTGAGAGGCCATAGCCCCAAGCCGAACGCCCTGTTAAGATCCGGGCATGAAGAAGAAAGTTCTTGCGGTCCTCGCGGTTGCGTTACTGCTCACCGGCTGCAGCGCCGGAAACGGCAGCACCGCTCTGAGCGCGTGCAAGAAAGCAGCGGAAGAGCAGGTCGGCGCATCGATCAACCTGGGTGACATTGAAGCCACCAACATGGGAGATGCGCTCTACGACGCGGGAATCAAAGACGAGAAGGAAACGGACGACAGTAACGCCCTGTTCACCGCCGCGGGAGACTTCACATACCAATCGGACGGCAGTGAGATCCGCAAAACGATGATCTGCACGGTGAAGTTCGATGATGGACAGCCGGGAACACCCGAACTGTCCATCACCTAATCCTTCTTCTCGACGCGGAACTTCAACGCGCCCAGTGGGATCTTGCCCTTGTAGATCTTCTCGGCCTCGTCGCGAGCCTCAATCTCGGCCTTCGCGGCGAAGTCAACGGTCGGCGGCCCCACGAAGAACCGTCCCTGATTCGCCGGGTCGGTCGCTTCTGTCATCAGCCAGCCATGAGAACCACGCGGTGCCTGCTCCTGTGCCAGCGAGTCCGACAGCCAGCGGCGATCCAGGTCTGAGAACTCAGGCTCCCGGACAGTGATAGCCCGCACTACGCGACCGGCACCGTCATACTCGAACGTTGTAACCTCACCCGGCTCCCAACCAAGGAACTTGCGAACCGAGACACCCATCAAGCGAGCAAGCGTTACATCTTGCCCGCTCGGACTTTTCCCAGCTCACGCATCTCCTTGAGGACCGCGTTAACGTTCGATCCCCAGATGACCACGCCGATGTTGTTCTTGTGCACAGAGTCCAGCACACCGAAGAACTCGGCCCACGTCTCAGCGTCCACCCGCTCGCCGTCCAGCGAGATACGCGGGTACGCCGCAGACACGCCGCGAGGGTTGTAACCGATCGTCGCATCGCCCTCAACACCACGGCGCGGCGGATTCGTGTTCACCAGCTCATCCCACTCGTCAGGACTCACCCGCTCGAGCGAC
This genomic interval from Microbacterium sp. LWH11-1.2 contains the following:
- a CDS encoding M23 family metallopeptidase translates to MGDLLLPVGPRSMSSWASHQRRDEPSKEPGTDFFCPIGTPVLAPGNGRIYDTGDSIWPATGRWVGIDLDNGMRFRALHLSSIRRSQGFVRRGEVIGWSGASGYGEEDWSWNVAETGGAHTHVTLWPTHDSNYGYDRNGNPYTVDFMDYADTSGSASGGGGDQEDDMFTDDDRNKQNAIYAAIYGPENLGAAQLKWVNQDGPRSGEYGLLDTEYRTQELVAQALTKPPITPEQVKAIADAVVASVGKPTVSLDYAAIAKSVNDDAAKRLAG
- a CDS encoding phage tail tape measure protein; amino-acid sequence: MGERITRVVLEAEIAQFEQAMNRASSATKQVSDEGKKLAETHQAMTMLGTGMLVAGAAIAAGVGMAIAKYAEFDQAMSNVAATGDDARENMEALREAALDAGASTVFSATESANAIEELAKAGLSAKDILGGGLKGSLDLAAAGGLEVADAAGIAATALNVFNLEGEDMAHVADLLAAGAGKAMGDVSDLGSALQQSGQVAAATGLTLEETTATLAAFASQGLLGSDAGTSFKTMLQRLTPQSAEAAAKMDELGISAYDASGNFIGMEAFAGNLRESLKDLTPEARNAALSVMFGSDAVRGANVLYSEGEKGIRDWISAVDDQGYAAETAATRLDNLMGDWEAFTGALDTAFISMGEAANGPLRDLVQGLTGAVDVFNDLPEGGKQAVLWIGLVTAGVGLLGGATLIAIPKIAAFNIAMTTLGITGASTRAGLARFASFMTGPWGIALVAATAVIVGLSAAQDKLRTSTEVFQNVIKNAESANELFVASDSALPFLSRIKEATASAEVFQEKLDIIAHNDFMRGVDGAAGQLKNSLSELGSELAKTAETDAPAAARSFKLLSDEMKLSKAEQIDLLNTMGPYRDALVKQADAQKIDVTTKEGQIDMNALLAFALSDTADASATAADAYMAEADEVSSLRDELSSLIDMMNEANGVGQDAVSQNIAYQETLAAVNQAIAEGAWGLDISTEAGRTNMDMLVGLAADSQAAAQAQFELDNSTEGYTTRMVEGRAALIASAEAMGYSAEEAVALADKIYAIPSEKEIQILADTETAASKLDDLKARLDAIPNNSYKRVTLEGFTVGNFDVTPNENGNLFTYKQFANGGMNSGIYPGGAEIHKFAEKTLPWEAYLSPKSDQRTANYGTWLEVGDRLGFQQPQSAPANSGPMSISGTLDLGNGLVGVVQGVLNEYDNNRAMSTRGGVRR